The Zonotrichia albicollis isolate bZonAlb1 chromosome 6, bZonAlb1.hap1, whole genome shotgun sequence genome window below encodes:
- the GJD2 gene encoding gap junction delta-2 protein, translating into MGEWTILERLLEAAVQQHSTMIGRILLTVVVIFRILIVAIVGETVYDDEQTMFVCNTLQPGCNQACYDQAFPISHIRYWVFQIIMVCTPSLCFITYSVHQSAKQRERRYSTVFLTLERDQDSMKREDSKKIKNTIVNGVLQNTENSTKEAEPDCLEVKEIPNPAIRTTKSKMRRQEGISRFYIIQVVFRNALEIGFLVGQYFLYGFNVPSMYECDRYPCIKEVECYVSRPTEKTVFLVFMFAVSGICVVLNLAELNHLGWRKIKMAVRGVQAKRKSIYEIRNKDLPRMSMPNFGRTQSSDSAYV; encoded by the exons ATGGGGGAATGGACTATTCTAGAGAGGCTACTGGAAGCTGCCGTGCAGCAGCATTCTACTATGATAGGGAG GATCCTGCTGACCGTGGTGGTGATCTTCAGAATTCTCATTGTGGCCATTGTAGGGGAGACGGTGTACGATGACGAGCAAACGATGTTTGTCTGTAACAcgctgcagccaggctgcaaCCAGGCTTGTTATGACCAGgctttccccatttctcacaTAAGGTACTGGGTGTTCCAGATCATCATGGTGTGCACTCCCAGCCTGTGCTTCATAACGTACTCCGTTCACCAGTCTGCTAAACAAAGGGAACGGAGGTACTCCACTGTCTTCCTTACCTTGGAAAGGGACCAAGATTCAATGAAGCGTGAGGAcagtaagaaaatcaagaaCACGATTGTCAATGGGGTGCTGCAAAACACTGAGAACTCCACCAAAGAGGCAGAACCAGACTGCTTAGAAGTGAAGGAAATCCCCAATCCTGCTATCAGAACTACAAAATCAAAGATGAGGAGGCAAGAAGGCATTTCTCGATTTTATATCATCCAAGTGGTCTTTCGAAATGCCCTAGAGATTGGATTCTTAGTGGGACAGTATTTTCTGTATGGATTCAATGTCCCTTCCATGTACGAATGTGACAGATACCCTTGCATTAAAGAAGTAGAGTGCTATGTTTCTAGACCCACTGAGAAGACTGTATTCTTGGTATTCATGTTTGCTGTCAGTGGGATTTGTGTGGTGCTTAATTTGGCAGAACTGAACCACTTGGGCTGGAGAAAGATCAAAATGGCAGTGAGAGGAGTACAGGCAAAAAGGAAATCCATATATGAAATCAGAAATAAGGACCTGCCAAGAATGAGCATGCCTAACTTCGGCAGGACTCAGTCAAGTGACTCAGCTTATGTGTGA